The DNA region AGGCGGGTGGAGCGCAAGCCTCTAGCCGAGTTCGTGTCCTTGGACCGCCACGGCAATCCCTTCCCCTTGCCCGCAGCGAAATGAAGCGGGCCTGCACCAAGAAAGGCGACGCGGGCTTCACGCGCGATTTCTCCGGCCGGCGCCTGGCCAAAGACGACCTGCGCATCTTGGCGCAGGGCAAGTTCGACGCTCTGCAGTCCGCCATCGACCTCGTGCTCCTCGACGCCCGCCGGAGGGACAAGGCCGCGCTCCAGGAGGTCCAGAAGAAACTCTGGCAAAGCGCGGGCGAGCTCGCCCGCGCCTCGCGCGCCTGCGTGCCCTGGCCCGTGACCCAGGACGACGTGGAGGCTCTCGAGAGGCACCTGGCGGGCCTGGGAGCTACCCCCCGCAAGTTCGTGCGCTTCGACACTCTGCGCGCCGTCCATTACAACGAGTGCCGGATCCGGTGCCGGGAACTGGAATCTTCCTGCACCAGGCTCCTGCGGGCCAAGAAGCTGCGGCCGGAGGTGTACAGCTACCTCAACCGGCTCTCCAGCCTGTTCTTCATGCTGGCCTGCCGGGCCTCGCGCGCCAAATCCTGATGCCGGCCCCGGTCTTCACCATAGACTGCCAGTACCTCCATCCCCGCTATGCGGCCTCCTATCTGCTCGTGGAGGGCGGCCGGGCCCTTTTCGTGGACAACAACACGGCGCGCGCCGTCCCGCTGCTGTTGGAAAGACTCGGTCAGGAAGGACTGACCCCGGAGCAGGTGGACTACGCCATCGTCACGCACGCCCATCTCGACCACGCCGCGGGCAGCCGGGCACTGGTCGACGCCTGCCCGAATGCGACGCTTCTTGCTCACCATAAGGCCGCAGGGCACATCATCGATCCTACACGCCTGATCGCCAGCGCGAAGAAAGTCTATGGAGAAAAGGCATTCGATGAGCTATACGGGGCCGTAGCAGGCGTGCCTGAGAGCCGGGTCCGCTCCATGCAAGACGGAGAAGTCCTTCGTTGGGGCGGCCGCGAGCTCACTTTTCTCCATACGCGAGGGCATGCCAACCATCATGTCTGCGTCTATGATCCGGCCTCGGGAGGAATATTCACCGGCGACGCCTTCGGGTTGGCGTATCCTGACCTGCAGAAGGGAGGATTGTTTGTTTTTCCCTCTACCAGCCCCACAGGATTCCAGCCGGCAGAGGCGCGGGCCAGCATAGAGCGCATCCTCAAGACCGGCGCCCAGCGGGCTTTCCTGCCTCATTTCGGGGAGCTTGGCGAGCTGCCGGCCGCTGCAGAGCAGCTATTCGAACACTTGGATTTCTCGGCCCGGCTCCTGGAGGATGCAGTCCATTCAGGCGTGAATGATGCGGAACTGGCCGGCTTTTGCGAGGCTGCCCTGCGGGAGCATTTCCGCTCTGCCCTGGAACGCTTGGGCATTGCTCAGGCCAAGACCTGGGACATGCTCAAGCTCGACATCGAGCTCAATGCCGCGGGCATCGCCCACGCGGCGCGCCGGAAACGCTCTTCCGCGCCCGGACACTGATTGCTAGTCCAGCTTCGGCCGCAAGGCGTACACCCCCGGGTACATCCCCCCCCTTTTCCCTAGGGAAAACACCGCAGAACGGACTATAGAAACACGATGGCGGAGAGTCTATCCGACATTTAAGGCCCGCACGGTTTCCCGGCGCCGTGGATGCCGCCCGGAAAGTAACATGATTCGAGGGGCTTGGAGACCCACTTGTCGCGGCCGTTGCCGTCGTAAGCGGCCGAAGTGCGCGTCCGGCTCACTGTCCCATTGCCGAAGTCGTCGATCATGTCCACGACGATGCTATGCGGCCGGCTCCGGCCGGGGATGAGCACGAAATAGACCAAGCCGCGGTTGAGCTCGGCCGGGCCGAAGGTGGCGTCCCGGCCGCTGGGGCTTCCATCGACCTTAGCCCTGAACGTGATGCGCTGGTTGGCCCAATAGCCGGGCATGATGGTGTGATGATAGCGGACCACGTCGGCTTGTCGCCCGTCCGTGGCGGCCGCGGTCCGGCCGTCCCAGAAGACCTCCCTGAGCGCCTGCTGCGGGGGCGCCGCAGCCGCTTGCTCGACAGGGGGGAGCCGCTCGCCGCCGGTCACCGAGACGCCGTCGACCTCCTCCCGCAAGGCTCCGGGCAGCACCATCATGGTCGAATCCGCCGGAGCGGTCTCTGGGGCCGGGGGCGCCGGCACGGCCGCCACGGCCCGGACCGGCTCAGGCCGCACCGCGACGGCAGGAGTCTTCATGCGGGAAAACCCCGTCCAGAGGAAGGCGGCTGCGACGGCCAGGAAGGCGGCCACGGCCCCGGCGGTGAGCCCGTGCCGCGGCGGCCCCGGTGCCTGGAACCGGGGCCGGGGCGTGTAGGGGTCCCGGGACATCTCCAGAGGTGCCGAGCCCGGCAAGCGCGGGCTCGGGACCGGCTTCGGGCTTTCCTGGGGGCGGGAGTCGGGCTCCTTCATCGGGCTTTGGATTGTAATAGGGATAAGCACGTTTCTGAGAACATATTGGACCTTATCGTAAGCAACCATCCAATCCAGGCCCCCGAGGGGGCCTGGATTCGGCTATAATACCAAAACGCCGCCGGAGTGAGCGTCCGGATCGGGTGGGATTCTTCAGGTTGACGGCGTGGAGGCAGAGCCGTGGCTACGCGGAGTGGAAATCATCCGCCGGAGGAACGTCGACTGCTTCGTATAAGTCACTTCGCGGGTCGAGCTGACACTCCTCCCCCGGCGGCCCGCACATAGCCTCGACTAATTTAGTCCGCGCGGGCATCGTCTTCGGGAATTCCGTCGGAAGGCCAAGGTGCTCCAACAGCCGGACCAACTCCTGGTCGTTCATGATGACCGCCACAGGCACCATGGTCGCGGCGCAGCGCGGGCAGACCAACGGGTCAACCTCGAAGACCCGGTTCAGGCAGGCGGCCCAGGAACGTACGCTCTTGCTGACCGCTTCCTTGGCCCCCTCCACTTTCTTTCGCAGACGAGCCTTGGCCGTGCCCCGGCTCGCCTCGGCCACCAGCGACGCCCGCAGCGGCGAGTTCGGCCCCAAAGCCCCGTAGTAGCGCAGAAGATTCCTGCGCGCCGGCGGGATCAGCAGACCCCAGCGCCTAAGGAATTCCACCGGCTCGAACCGCAAAGCCAAGGTCAGACCATTCTTAGGCTCGGTGCGGTAGACGACCCGGTCATTCTTCGGCTGATACGACAACCGCTTAGGCGCGAGCGCCGGCTTGGCGCAATAGAAAAGGACGCGCTCCAGCCCCTCACGATCCCCGCCCGGCACGAACACCTTGGCGTGCAGGGAGAAACCCGAGTTCTGCCAGGACAGCATCTCTTTAGCCATATCATCGGGGATGGCGCCCAGCCTGCGCAAGCGCCTGAGAATCTTGTGGCGCAAAGACTCGGTCATAAGCTCGATGTCCCGCTCTGACGGCTCGGCAGCGGCGTGGAACCTGAGCTTCGAGCCCAACAAGCCCGGCTCAAAGCTGAAGCGCCCCTCCGAGACCACCGCGTGCACATGCGGATGCAGATTCAGCGAACGGCCCGCGCGCTGGATGAAGTGAAGCTGGGCCGCGGCCGTGCCCGCGCATCTCCTGCGCAGGAGACGCTCTATCTCACGGGCCAGGATGCGGCTTATCTCGCCCGGCAAAGCGGCGCTCTGGTTGACGTACCACCTCAGCCGCTTGGGAATGGTCAAGACATATTGCCGATAGCCCACCGCGGGCAGAAGCCGGTCCGATGCGTCGGCCATGATGATCGCCGCGCGCTTGGCGTCGCAGTGCGGGCAGAAGCCCCGGCGCTTGCAGGAGAAAGCGACGAACAGGTCCTCCCCGCACTGCGGGCACCGGAAGCGCATTACGCCGAAGCGCGCGATGCCGCACTCCAAGTACTTCTGCAAGTGCTGGAGAACGCCCACAGGCGGCCGATGACGAAGATCCTGAGGCCGCCGCAGGGCCAGCGCGAAGTCCTCGATATGGTCGAGCACCAGCCTATGCAGCGGCCCCCTGGCCGTGTCTCGCGACCGGTAGGACCCAGCCCCCGTTGCCCCCACCTACAATATACGAACGAGGGCCCGATTTGTTCCCTGGCCAGGGCCACCAGCCGCCGCAGGGCACTTTACGAATCACTTTACTTATACTTTACTTATTGGTATGATATCTTCGTGCCCTTCACCCCCACCTTCCAGGCCACTCCCCATCTCCTCAAGGTCTTGGAGGAGATCGCCTCCCTCAACGCCCGCATCCAGAGCGCGGCCATAGGCGTAAGCTGGATACCCAACCTCCAGAGAGAAGCCGCCGCCCGGCAGACCCACGGCTCCACGGCCATCGAAGGCAATCCCTTGACCCTGCCCGAGGTCCAAATCATCGCCAGCGGCGGCGATCTGCCCCAGGCCAAACCCCGCGCCATCCAGGAGGTCCTAAACTACCTGGCCGCCCTGCGCTTCATCGAAAAGAACGCCAAAGCCAATAAAATCGAGACCACGGACGTGCTCAAATTGCACTCGATCATGGGACAAAGGGGCGCTCTGGACCGCGAACCGATCGGCCTCTTCAGACCCTACCAGGTCAAGGTCGGCATGCACATGCCCCCCACCCCGAAGGGTGTGCCCCGCCTCATGACCGAACTGCTGGAATGGCTCAACGGCCCTGGCCGCGCTTGGCCGGCGGTCGTGAGCTCGGCCATCCTCCATTACCAATTCGAGTTCATCCACCCCTTCGGCGACGGCAACGGCAGAGTCGGCCGAGCTTTGGCCACCTGGGAACTCTACCGCAAGCAGTTCGACACCCACCACATCTTTGCCGTCGATGAGGTCCTCCTGGAAGACCGGCAGAGCTACTACCGCGCCCTGCATCGTGTTCAGAGCGAGGGCCAGGAATTATCCGGCTGGGTGGAATACATCGCCGAAGCCATCAACGAAGCGCTGGAGCGAACATGGAAGCGCATCCAGGCCGTCAGTGCCGCTGCCAAAGACAAGGCCCTGACGCTGACGCCCAAACAGGAACGGCTCATCACACTGCTGCGCATTGAGCCGCTCGGCATCCAGGCGATCCAGGAGGCGCTCAAGGTCACCAAGCCAGGGGCGCATTTCATCATCAAGCCTCTGTTGGCGGCGGGCCTGATCAAGCGTGTAGGCGGGCATAAGACCGGAAAATACGTCTTGGCCTGATAACGAAGCGAGCCTGAAGGTTTTTAGGGCGCGATCTTGAGCACGACCTTGCCCATGGGCCCGGCGGCCAGACGGGCGAAGGCCTCGGGAAGGCGCTCGAACTCCCACTCGGAATCGACCAGCGGCGCGGCGCCGGTCTTCTTCAGCAGCTTCAGCACCGAGTCCCAGGCCGCGTGGGCTTCCCGTCCCTGATAGGCCGCCACATTCACCCCGCCGATGCGCAGCTTCCTGAAGAAGAGGCTGGCCGTATTGAACGAGGGCACGGGCCCGGCCAGCCGGCCCACGCAGGACACCTTGCCGCCGGCGCCCAAAGTCTCCAGCACCTGGTTGAACGACTCGCCGCCGATGGTGTCCACGGCCAGATCCACCTTGCCGCCCTTGAGGAACTCCTTGACGCGCTTCGGCCACTGCGGGTCGTTGGGATCCACGACCGACTGCGCCCCCTGCTGGCGGAGCTTCTCGGCCTTGCCCGCGTCGCGCGACATGGCGAGCACCGTATGCCCCATGGCCCGGGCCAAGTGCACCGCGGCCACCCCCACCCCTCCGGAGGCGCCGGTGACAAGCACCGTCGACGGTGGCAACTCACCCCACATGGTCAGGGCCTGATAAGCGGTGAGATAGACCAGCGGAGCCGCGGCGCTCTGCTGGGGACTCCAGCCGGGAGTCGGCGCGGCCAGGCAGTCCGCCGGCACCGCCGCGTACTGCGCGAACAGGCCTGGGCGGTTGACCCCCGCCTCGCCGCGCAGGATCACGCGGCGCGCTCCGCTGGCCAGGCCCTGCACGCCGGGACCCACGGCGACCACGGTCCCCAGGCCGTCGCGGCCCAGGATATGGGGCAAGACCGGGCGGGCCGGATAGAGCGCTTCGGCCAGGTAGCGGTCCGCCGGATTGAGGGAAGCGAACTCCACGCGCAGGAGCACTTCGCCTTCGCCGGGCCTGGGCTCGGCGGTCTCCCCGAGCCGGAGGTTCTGGAGCGAGCCTATCTTGTCGAGCAGCCAGGCGCGCATCATGGCGAGACCTCCCCCCGGCTCAGACCGTGGAGATGCTCCATCCCCTTATTTGAATTGTCAAATTTCAAGACCTGACCCCCTCATGCCTGACCCCCTCATGCGGGCGCATCCAGATGGGCCTCAGATAAGGCTCCGGACGGCGCAGGCCCTTGGCCCGCTCCAATGCGGCCAGCAATATCCTGCGCATCCGGGGCGGGCTCAAGGCCCGGCCCGCCGGCGCTCCCAGCCTGCCGCGGATGAAAGCGGTCACATCTTCCGAGACCGCGGAAAAATCAACGGCCAGGCCCGCCTCGTCGCCGAGCGCATGCCGCGCCAAAGCCCGGTTGCAGAGAGCCCAATCATTGGCCTGGCCGTGCCGGAGGCAGTCCGTCAGCTCCGCCGCGGCCTCGGCGTGACGGCCCATGAGCCTGTAGGCCTCGCCCCTCCACACGCGGGACTCGATGTCCCGGGGATCCGCCGCGATGGCGGAGTCGAGGTCGGCCAAGGCTCCGCGGCAGTCCCCCAGCTTCAAGCGCGCGGCGCCGCGCCAGCCGCGAGCCCAGGAGAGGGCTCCGGACGCGACAGCCTCGTCGAGCTTGGCCAAAGCCTCGCGGTACCGCCCCAGCCACAGGAGCGCCTCGCCGTGCCACGCCATGACCTCGGCCTTGGCCAAGACGTCGGCGGCGCGCCGCGCGCGCTCGAACTCGCGCAGCGCGCCGGCCGCCTCGCCCCGGGCCAGCCTGGCCTCCGCCAGCCGGCAGCGCAGCCCCCAGTCCTCGGGCAGCAGCCGCAAGAGGCGGCGGCAGGCCCCGATGACCCAGCCGTAGTCTCCCCTGGACAGGCGGTAGGTCACGAAAGGATGATGCCGATAGACCTCGCGCGGGCTGCGGGCAGGCCCGATGCGCCGGTACTCGGCCATCACCTCCCTCAGCGTCCCGATCCGCGCCAGGAGGCTGCCGCGGCAATAGGCGTACCAGGCTCGGGACGTCTTATCCCCGCCGGCCCTGCGCAGACGCTTGAGCTCCGAGGCGCAGAAGCCCCTCAGGCCCGCCGGATCCCAAGGGCCGACCCTCTGCCACCACGGCCACTGAAAGGCGTTG from Elusimicrobiota bacterium includes:
- a CDS encoding tetratricopeptide repeat protein — encoded protein: MARAGLSSWEADLRQGRSAEKAGRPQDAERSYRRALLANPASGALELDFSRFLEGRGRLRPAQEHLLRALRLGASSYEGLMALGRVRERLGRGGAAQRAFRGAALADPASPWPPNELARILIRSGRLTQARKTVEAAAARQPSGAAQAWPEVFSALLCARRYPAAFRLAEAMLRRSVTVANPNAFQWPWWQRVGPWDPAGLRGFCASELKRLRRAGGDKTSRAWYAYCRGSLLARIGTLREVMAEYRRIGPARSPREVYRHHPFVTYRLSRGDYGWVIGACRRLLRLLPEDWGLRCRLAEARLARGEAAGALREFERARRAADVLAKAEVMAWHGEALLWLGRYREALAKLDEAVASGALSWARGWRGAARLKLGDCRGALADLDSAIAADPRDIESRVWRGEAYRLMGRHAEAAAELTDCLRHGQANDWALCNRALARHALGDEAGLAVDFSAVSEDVTAFIRGRLGAPAGRALSPPRMRRILLAALERAKGLRRPEPYLRPIWMRPHEGVRHEGVRS
- a CDS encoding zinc-binding alcohol dehydrogenase family protein; its protein translation is MMRAWLLDKIGSLQNLRLGETAEPRPGEGEVLLRVEFASLNPADRYLAEALYPARPVLPHILGRDGLGTVVAVGPGVQGLASGARRVILRGEAGVNRPGLFAQYAAVPADCLAAPTPGWSPQQSAAAPLVYLTAYQALTMWGELPPSTVLVTGASGGVGVAAVHLARAMGHTVLAMSRDAGKAEKLRQQGAQSVVDPNDPQWPKRVKEFLKGGKVDLAVDTIGGESFNQVLETLGAGGKVSCVGRLAGPVPSFNTASLFFRKLRIGGVNVAAYQGREAHAAWDSVLKLLKKTGAAPLVDSEWEFERLPEAFARLAAGPMGKVVLKIAP
- a CDS encoding MBL fold metallo-hydrolase → MPAPVFTIDCQYLHPRYAASYLLVEGGRALFVDNNTARAVPLLLERLGQEGLTPEQVDYAIVTHAHLDHAAGSRALVDACPNATLLAHHKAAGHIIDPTRLIASAKKVYGEKAFDELYGAVAGVPESRVRSMQDGEVLRWGGRELTFLHTRGHANHHVCVYDPASGGIFTGDAFGLAYPDLQKGGLFVFPSTSPTGFQPAEARASIERILKTGAQRAFLPHFGELGELPAAAEQLFEHLDFSARLLEDAVHSGVNDAELAGFCEAALREHFRSALERLGIAQAKTWDMLKLDIELNAAGIAHAARRKRSSAPGH
- a CDS encoding ATP:cob(I)alamin adenosyltransferase encodes the protein MKRACTKKGDAGFTRDFSGRRLAKDDLRILAQGKFDALQSAIDLVLLDARRRDKAALQEVQKKLWQSAGELARASRACVPWPVTQDDVEALERHLAGLGATPRKFVRFDTLRAVHYNECRIRCRELESSCTRLLRAKKLRPEVYSYLNRLSSLFFMLACRASRAKS
- a CDS encoding Fic family protein, giving the protein MPFTPTFQATPHLLKVLEEIASLNARIQSAAIGVSWIPNLQREAAARQTHGSTAIEGNPLTLPEVQIIASGGDLPQAKPRAIQEVLNYLAALRFIEKNAKANKIETTDVLKLHSIMGQRGALDREPIGLFRPYQVKVGMHMPPTPKGVPRLMTELLEWLNGPGRAWPAVVSSAILHYQFEFIHPFGDGNGRVGRALATWELYRKQFDTHHIFAVDEVLLEDRQSYYRALHRVQSEGQELSGWVEYIAEAINEALERTWKRIQAVSAAAKDKALTLTPKQERLITLLRIEPLGIQAIQEALKVTKPGAHFIIKPLLAAGLIKRVGGHKTGKYVLA
- a CDS encoding transposase; the encoded protein is MLDHIEDFALALRRPQDLRHRPPVGVLQHLQKYLECGIARFGVMRFRCPQCGEDLFVAFSCKRRGFCPHCDAKRAAIIMADASDRLLPAVGYRQYVLTIPKRLRWYVNQSAALPGEISRILAREIERLLRRRCAGTAAAQLHFIQRAGRSLNLHPHVHAVVSEGRFSFEPGLLGSKLRFHAAAEPSERDIELMTESLRHKILRRLRRLGAIPDDMAKEMLSWQNSGFSLHAKVFVPGGDREGLERVLFYCAKPALAPKRLSYQPKNDRVVYRTEPKNGLTLALRFEPVEFLRRWGLLIPPARRNLLRYYGALGPNSPLRASLVAEASRGTAKARLRKKVEGAKEAVSKSVRSWAACLNRVFEVDPLVCPRCAATMVPVAVIMNDQELVRLLEHLGLPTEFPKTMPARTKLVEAMCGPPGEECQLDPRSDLYEAVDVPPADDFHSA